The proteins below are encoded in one region of Thermoplasmatales archaeon:
- a CDS encoding metal-dependent hydrolase, with protein sequence MKWYTHAIFAIFIGAIIGYLFRTELTIQFFIITIIASLLIDFSEKAIFNEHRRQLHNLFTIIPCILIYLFFDMTIGAALTAGILSHILLDCITPTGCRFLWPLQEKRYGVQWKYTGNKAREKRILSTTIILALLTVLVLLPHGPFTSAITSWTNSTGHNSTNSTYPNFHISINNPSNDMWIHPFPNGSVFIDVLDDNRGQVNYYPVYYPVYPKSTYQGKPVNANSTPQEKEEEVGE encoded by the coding sequence ATGAAATGGTACACACACGCCATTTTCGCAATATTTATAGGAGCAATAATAGGCTACCTATTCAGAACAGAACTGACAATACAATTCTTCATCATCACAATCATTGCAAGCCTTCTCATTGACTTCTCAGAAAAAGCAATCTTCAATGAACATCGAAGACAACTACACAACCTATTCACCATAATACCATGTATCCTGATTTACCTGTTCTTTGACATGACAATCGGCGCGGCCCTAACAGCAGGAATATTATCCCACATACTTTTAGATTGCATAACACCAACAGGATGTCGGTTTTTATGGCCATTACAAGAAAAACGCTACGGCGTACAATGGAAATACACTGGCAATAAAGCAAGGGAAAAAAGAATACTCTCAACAACCATAATCCTCGCATTACTTACTGTACTAGTACTTTTGCCCCATGGCCCATTCACATCAGCGATAACATCCTGGACAAACAGTACAGGGCACAATTCAACAAACTCGACATACCCTAATTTTCACATAAGCATCAACAACCCCTCAAATGACATGTGGATCCACCCGTTTCCAAATGGTAGCGTATTCATCGACGTATTAGATGACAATCGAGGCCAAGTAAACTACTATCCAGTTTATTACCCTGTTTACCCTAAGTCCACTTACCAAGGTAAGCCGGTTAATGCAAATTCAACACCTCAAGAAAAAGAAGAGGAAGTGGGGGAATAA
- a CDS encoding DUF11 domain-containing protein codes for MKKYPIAILLLGLALFIMTGSASAADGYFYEVYTNQTTAKVGDHVQIEVVVDTIPSDQGYSLDNVTVQSYITPRLKIEDVTVTHGTYENGTWYLGDGYYGVASATFYCLVNGTGTLTGQFFLRADNDENRTNNYARIDIEVPFTDLKSTARIPSSLAPGQVFNYTVTIVNMGVENATNTKMQINLPSNVEYQSYTATKGTFNPQTGIWTIGTLTYDNDDNENDDPLGENATLTLTLKVKPDTTTGTYNITTQTTCDLSLLSIFQASPTTALRITDTNKIQLIITNPTGVRQRHVIYLTITDGSTTINRSYNFYLGAGGTRTINLGNLHRGAQIKITQYTYNAERTAKTIQYTQKLKGTAHENSKTTTVQNVKGRQRQTIKRITRATINNQFQIIYT; via the coding sequence TTGAAAAAATATCCAATAGCTATCCTGCTATTAGGCCTCGCCCTGTTTATTATGACAGGTTCGGCTTCGGCGGCGGATGGCTACTTCTATGAAGTATACACAAACCAAACAACTGCCAAAGTGGGCGACCATGTCCAAATAGAAGTCGTAGTGGACACTATCCCATCTGATCAGGGCTATAGCTTGGATAATGTGACGGTACAATCCTACATCACGCCTCGGCTCAAAATAGAAGATGTAACAGTAACCCATGGAACATACGAAAATGGCACATGGTACCTTGGAGATGGATACTACGGAGTAGCAAGCGCAACATTCTACTGCCTCGTAAACGGAACCGGAACACTCACAGGACAATTCTTCCTACGAGCCGACAACGATGAAAACAGAACCAACAACTACGCCAGGATAGACATTGAAGTACCATTCACAGACCTGAAAAGCACAGCAAGAATACCCAGTAGTCTAGCGCCAGGGCAGGTATTCAATTACACTGTCACCATCGTGAATATGGGAGTGGAAAATGCAACCAATACAAAAATGCAAATAAACTTGCCCAGCAATGTAGAATACCAATCCTACACAGCCACCAAAGGAACATTCAACCCACAAACAGGAATCTGGACGATCGGCACACTAACATACGACAACGACGACAACGAAAATGATGACCCGCTCGGTGAAAACGCAACACTAACCCTAACACTAAAAGTCAAACCAGACACCACGACGGGCACATACAACATCACAACCCAAACAACCTGTGACCTAAGCCTACTCAGCATATTCCAAGCCAGTCCTACCACAGCACTCAGAATCACCGACACCAACAAAATACAACTAATCATAACAAACCCCACAGGTGTAAGACAAAGACACGTCATCTACCTAACGATAACAGACGGCTCAACAACAATAAACAGATCATATAACTTCTACCTGGGAGCAGGCGGAACCAGGACAATAAACCTTGGAAACCTACACCGCGGCGCCCAAATCAAAATCACACAATACACATACAATGCTGAGCGCACAGCCAAGACAATACAATACACACAAAAACTAAAAGGCACCGCACACGAAAACAGCAAAACTACAACCGTCCAGAACGTGAAAGGCCGACAACGACAAACAATAAAAAGAATAACCAGGGCCACAATAAACAACCAATTCCAAATAATCTACACATAG
- a CDS encoding NERD domain-containing protein gives MAIMRIVGGLILMPYLICDNCGTYYSIEDDEEIFEICDCGSKLRYYETLLEYSEYARSQEPEPVRKFITLRRAYTENKAYDYRLIEIIGVSMGIIGFIWLINGFLLAILSVFAGIIILIYGICEGYSWKKGLEGEKIVNDELEKLPEGYFIFYDVKLPGDTGNIDHVVIGSNGIFVVETKSYEGEYLIKGDEWYLKEGSILNPKWKKVTRRPGKQAKANALALRNFLIKNIGTKRPWVHAIVALVGQRPLKIKTEYYTILQPQEIPEFITNKKGRLTKNFKEESIELIGPYSAEISFM, from the coding sequence TTGGCAATAATGCGGATTGTGGGGGGCTTGATTTTAATGCCCTATCTGATATGTGACAATTGTGGTACTTATTATTCAATTGAAGATGACGAGGAGATATTCGAAATTTGTGATTGTGGAAGCAAACTCAGATATTATGAAACTCTACTTGAATATTCGGAATACGCAAGGTCACAGGAGCCAGAACCGGTAAGAAAGTTCATAACATTGCGAAGAGCTTACACTGAAAACAAAGCTTATGATTATAGACTAATAGAGATCATAGGAGTAAGTATGGGCATAATAGGTTTCATTTGGTTAATAAACGGCTTCTTATTGGCCATTCTCAGTGTATTTGCAGGTATAATAATATTAATATATGGTATATGCGAAGGATACAGTTGGAAAAAAGGATTAGAAGGAGAAAAGATAGTAAATGATGAATTAGAAAAATTACCTGAGGGTTATTTTATTTTCTATGATGTGAAATTACCTGGTGACACAGGGAATATTGATCATGTAGTAATCGGATCAAATGGGATCTTCGTAGTTGAAACTAAAAGCTACGAAGGCGAATACCTCATAAAAGGAGATGAGTGGTACTTGAAAGAGGGCAGCATATTAAACCCAAAATGGAAAAAAGTAACCAGAAGACCTGGTAAACAAGCAAAGGCCAACGCACTGGCTTTAAGAAACTTCTTAATAAAAAATATTGGCACCAAGAGACCTTGGGTTCATGCTATTGTCGCTCTCGTAGGTCAAAGGCCCTTAAAAATAAAAACAGAATATTATACAATTTTACAACCGCAAGAAATACCAGAGTTCATCACAAACAAGAAGGGAAGACTCACCAAAAATTTCAAGGAAGAGTCCATAGAATTAATCGGCCCATACAGTGCAGAAATTTCATTCATGTAA